The sequence TAGCTCACGATAAATACCTCAACGTAGCTCGTGCCAACGCTAAAGAGCGAGAGCATCATAAACTGCGCCGCGCCGCCGTAGGCAAGAGTGCTAAGAGCGACGGAGATAAACGCGCTAACGCCCATGCTCTTTGCCAGCACGCCAAATGCGACGCCAAGTGGGAAATAGCCCATAAAAATAGGAATAGATAGTTTAAAAACGTAGTTAAATGTCAAATTTTTACCTTCATAAAAAGCCGAAATGTTAGCAAAATTTGAAAAATTTAGAGTAAAAATGGAGCTAATTTTATAAAATAATAAAAATTTATGGAGCCAAAAGATGAAAAAAGTAATTTTAATTTTATTTTGTGTTCTATTTTCTTGGGGTAAAAATTTTGATGCCACTAAGCTTGAAAGTGAATGCGCTTTAAATAACGTAGAAAGCTGCACCGATCTTATATATATCTATTTTAATAAAAATGAGCGCGATAAAATGTCAGCTATGGCAAACAAGGCCTGCGAGCTAGGCAATCCACATAGCTGTCTATTTTTAGGAAATATATATCTACAAAAAGACACCCTAGCACAAGAGAAAGAAGAAGGGCTTAGGCTTTATAATAAGGCTTGCGAACTAAAAAATGCATTTGCTTGCTACACCCTTGCACTCATCTACGAAGCTGGAGATGCTGGTATATTGCAAGATAAAAATAGAGCAAAAAACTACTACAAAAAAGCCTGCGAGCTTGATTTGGAAGAAGCATGCAGTAGCTTAAAAATTTCTCAGTAACTTTTATTCTTGCTCCTAAAAGCAGAAATTTTAGACGAGATGTGCCAAATTTTAATTTAGAGCCCAAATTAATGCGTCTGTTTTATCGAGTCCTTGTCTTTTGGCGTTTTGTTTAAAAAGTAAAATACCTCAAGCGTAAAAGAAAGCAGTATAAGCCCAACGATAGCTAGAGTCGCGTTCATACTACCTACCTTTTAAGCCCATTTACTATTTCAAGCATCGAATCACTCGTAGTTATCGCCTTTGAGTTCGCCTCGTACGCACGCTGACCAGTGATAAGATCGGTCATCTCTTCAACCAACTGAACGTTACTCATCTCAACAAATCCTTGTCTTATCGTACCAAGTCCGTCAAGTCCTGCCACACCTACCACAACATTACCGCTAGCACTTGTTTCTAGATAGTTGTTATCGCCCATTGAGTGAAGCCCGGCTGGGTTTATGAAATTTGCTAGCTCGATCTGACCTATCTGAGCCATCTCTCTCTCACCTGCTTGGAGCACTGACACGGTGCCATCTGTGCCGATAGAAATTTGCGTCGCATTCGCAGGCACGGTAATCTGAGGGATTAGCTGATAGCCATCGCTATTTACGATCGTACCGTTTGCATCAAGCTTAAATGCGCCATTTCTAGTATAGGCTGTCGTGCCGTCAGGAAGTTGAATCTGAAAAAATCCATTGCCAGCTATTACCATATCTAGGTTGTTGCTAGTCTCTTTAAAATAGCCCTGAGAGAAAATTTTATTTATCGCTGTTGGGCGTACACCAAGACCCACTTCGATGCCTGTTGGGCTTGTGGTAGTCTGGCTTGTAGCCGTACCTGCATACTCCATGACTTGATACATAAGATCAGCAAATTCAGCCCTATTTTTCTTGTATCCATAAGTATTTACATTTGCGATGTTGTGTGAGGTTACGTCTATCTGCGTCTGCTGAGCTATCATACCAGTGGCCGCAGTGTAAAGTGATCTCATCATAGTTTTATCCTTTTATTAAGCTTTTAGGGCTAGTTTTTGAACAGCATCTTGGTTAAGATCGTTCATGTGACTTGTCATAACCTTTTGATACATATCAACTAGGCGCTGGGTTTCTATAAGACCCACCATTTCTAAAACTGGATTTACATTTGACATCTGAGCATATCCTTGCATCACGCTATCAGCTTCTTCAAGTTCTGTGATGTCGTCAAAATTTCTACTCTCAAAGAGATTATCTCCGACCTTTTTGAGATCTCTTATCTCTCTTGGCTGAGCGATAAAAAATTTAGAAAATTGATTGTTATTTGAGTATAAATTTCCATTTTTATCAACAGTTAGCACCTCGCCTTGTGGCACTTGGATACCTCTTTGACCAGGATTTTGTGCCTCGTAACCACTTGGCAGCACCTTATAGCCTTCTTTTGTGACGATGTATCCGTCGCCGTCAAGGCTAAAAGAGCCATTTTTACTAAGTTTTACGCCATTTGGAGTATCAACTAAGAAAAATGCGTCATCTCTTTTTATCGCAAAGTCAAGTGTGTTTGAGCTGTATTTAAAGCCACCAGCACTAAAGTCGGTATACTCTTCGCTCACTTGAGGTACACGATCAAGCGTTCTATTTAAAAATTTAGCTCCATCTTTTGTGTGATTTTTAAGCGGAAGCTCATCTTGTGTCTCTTTAAAAATTCTTGCAAAGTCACCGATAACCACATCGTTTCGCTTGTAGCCGATCGTATTTACATTTGCAAGGTTGTTTGAGATCACATTTAGTCTGTTAAACTGCGTTACCATGCCAGCAGTGGCTTGATAATAACCATTTTGCATGCAATTTCCTAAAATTAATTATTGTCACGGTTTTTAAAGCAATAGCTGTTCCAAAATTTTAATTTTTTAACTATTAAATATTTCATAAAGTTTAATAAATAATTTATTTATTTAATGTTAAGATTCGCGGCTTTAATATAGATAATGACTATTAAAAACAATAAAAATACAAAAAAGGACACATATTATTATGAAAAAGACTTCACTAGTTGTTTTGCTTTGTGCTGGCTTAAATTTGTTGGCCCAAGAAAGTGAGAATATAAAAGAAGTTGAACTTGGCGGAGTAGAGGTAACTGCGGAAGAAGAAAACGTAAAGAATAAAAAGATTAGTGAAGTAAAAAAGACGGCAAGCGAGCTTACTAAACAACAAGTAAGCGATACTAGAGATATGGTGCGCTATGACACTGGTGTCAGCGTAGTTGAGACTGGTCGCTTTGGTTCTAGCGGATATGCTATAAGAGGTGTTGATGAAAACCGCGTGGCTATCAGTATCGATGGACTTAATCAAGCTGAAACACTTTCATCACAGGGATTTAAGGATCTCTTTGAAGGATATGGAAATTTTAATAATACAAGAAATGGCGTAGAGATAGAAAACATCCAGCAAGTAAATATTACAAAAGGAGCAGATAGTATAAAAACCGGCTCAGGTGCACTTGGTGGCTCTGTAATGTTTGAAACAAAAGATGCTAGAGACTATCTTACAGAAAAAGACTGGTTTTACGGCTTTAAAGCACAAAAATCATCAGCCAACGATGAAAAACTATTTTCTCATACGATGGCTGCACGGGCAAAATGGTTTGACATACTCTTTATCACTACAAAAAGAGATGGTCATGAGATGAAAAACTGGGGATACAATACATACGATGATAATGTGCTTGGCAAGGAAAGAGAAAAACCGGATCCTTATACCATAAATACAGATAGCAGGCTATTTAAATTTGGTGTAAATTTTAATGAAACGAACCGTTTTAGCGTAGGAATCGATAGAAGCACAAAAGAGACAGTAGGCACTGACTGGTCGTATAAATTTGCTCTTTATACTGGCGGTATGTTAAATAACGTACGTTACAGCACCGATGTAAGGCACGTAAATGATAAAAACAAACGTGAAAATATCTTTTATACATATGAAAACTACGATGAAAACCCACTTTGGGATAGTATGAAGATAACTTATTCAAAGCAAAAGATCCAGCTAAAAGCAAGGACTGATGAGTACTGTGATAAAAACGACTGTCAAGGCCTACTAAATCCATCGGGATTAAAGTTAAATAACGAAGGTAAACTAGTGGACAAATATGGTGGCGACCTACAAATGAGACAAGTAGAAAAAGAGCCTTGGCCTGGAGCTGGCTTTACTTTTCCTCAAGATATTGTATTTGACAGTCATGGAAACGAAGTAGATGAAACATTCTATGGAAGAACAAATCGCGGAGCAGATAAACTTCTTGTCGATTGTAATCAGTATGATTGCTCTAAGCCTTTAACACTTTTTAATAAGACAACCAAACGATATGAAACCTACAATCTAACTCCGCAAAACATGCCAGATGGCAATGGAAAATATGCAGAGCTTACTCCAAAAAATAGATTTGAGGAACTACTTTTGCCAAGTAGTCCAGGATATCTTGAAAATAACTGGAAAGATAGAGATCTAAATACCGATACAAAACAGCTAAATTTAGATGCAACAAAGGAATTTAGCATACCTAAAATCAAAATGGATCACGCCTTAAAATACGGTGGGCTTTATAGCCAAACAGATAAAAGTATGGTAAATAGGCAAGGCTATGAGGCACACAATAAGGAATGGTGGGCAAAATATTTCTTTGGTATGGCAAATAAGGGCACAGGCTTGCTACCAAATTTTCAACCAGACAAGTGTATGCCTCACGGTGGAAATGATTACAGTACACTTTGCAGACATGAAGATAATAAATTTAGCTTCTTAATACCTGTCAGGACAGAGACATTGGCAGCTTATGTAGGCGATAGTGTATCTTTCACTAGATTTTTAAGCTTTGATATAAACCATAGGATTGACATGATAAAACACAATCCAAACTATATACCGGGTAAGACACCAAAGCTACCAACTGATCTTTTTGCTGGTGTTTTTATACCTTTTACTATACCGCCTGGCTCTAGCGCAGAAGAAGTAAAAAGGATAAAAACTAAAAATGCTGAAGAAAATGCACGTTATCTGGCAAGCCAAAAAAGAAATTTTATGCATCATTCCTATTCATTTGCAATAAATTTTGATCCATTTGAGTATATAAGACTTCAGGCAAAATATGCAAATGGCTTTAGAGCTCCAACATCTGATGAAATTTATTTTACTTTTCAGCATCCTGATTTTACGATATTTCCAAATTTAGCCCTTCAGCCCGAGATCGCAATGACAAAAGAATTTGCCCTAACTCTTCATAACTCACCTAGCTTTTTTACAATAAATCTCTTTCAAACTGATTATAAAAATTTTATCGATCTAAAGTACATCGGTCGTGGCACGTTAACATACGGAAATGCTGGTAGTAGAATGCCAGTAGAAAAATACCAAAACGTAAATAGAGCAAAGGCTCGCGTAAGAGGTGTTGAACTGAGTGCAAATCTAGACTTAGAGCAAGTTTATAGTGGACTAAGTGGCTTTAATATCGGCTATAAATACCTATATCAAAAAGGTAGAATGTCGGTAGATGAGAGCGGCAAGCTAGACGCTCCAATGAATGCCATCCAGCCAGCAAAATTTGTCTATAACGTCGGATATCACACAAGAAATGATAAATTTGGAGCAAATCTATATATGACGCACGTAAAAGCAAAACGTCCAGAAGATACTTACAATATCTATGCCAAAGACGATCCAGATGCAAAAAATACTTATGTTAGATATGTCAGTAATACATACAGTCTATTTGATTTTGTAGCATTTTACAGACCGATGAAAAATTTCACATTTACAGCAGGTGTGTATAACATCACAGATAGAAAATACACAAGCTGGGATAGTGCAAGAAGTATAAGAACTTTTGGCACAAATAATATGGTAAATAAAGAAACTGGCAGGGGCCTTGCTAGATTTTACTCACCTGGTAGAAATTTCAAGCTAACATTTGAAATGACGTTTTAATAATTTTATAGCTACCGCAATTTTAGACTTTTGCGGTAGCTTTGTATAGATAAAATTTCACTGCTTTGATACACTTTTTACAAAATTTGGGTATAATCCACTTTCTTTTAAACAACACTTAAATCACAATTAGACGATTCGAAAGGAAATTTATGAGCGCCGCAAAAGACTCTTTTTCTCAGATAGAAGAGCTTTTCGCTGAAAATGCAAAAGGCTTTTTGACATACGAAAAATTAGTAAAATTATTAGACAAAGCTCCGACTGCTACGATAGTAAAAAAGATAGAACAACTAGCAAAAACAAATAAAGTCCAGCTCATCACATCTGCTGAGGCCGCAAAGCTTAGAAATTTAGCTGATGCTAAAAAGCGCCAAGAAAACGCTCAAAAAAGTGATCAAGATATCGACGAAGATCTCGATCTTTCAGGCGAAAGTGACCTTTTAGAGTGGTCAAGATCTGATAGTCCTGTCAGGATGTATCTAAGAGAGATGGGTCAGATCGCACTTCTTACAAAAGATGAAGAGGTAGAGATCAGCAAAAGAATCGAGCTTGGCGAAGATATCATTATCGATGCATTTTGTTCTGTGCCATTTTTGATCGATTTCATACTTGACTATAAAGAGCCGCTTATCAACAGAGAGCGCCGTGTAAAAGAGCTTTTTAAGAGCTTTGAAGACGAGAGTGAAAACGAAGAAAATGAAGATAGCGAAGACGATATAGACGAGGAAGATGAAGAGAACGAAGAAAACGAAGCTCCTAAAAAATCAGCCAAAAACGATAAGCGTGCTGAAAAAGTTATAGAGAGTTTCAAGGCCCTCGAAAAGGCAAAAAAAGAGTGGCTAAAGACTGCAAACAAACAAGATAAAGTTGAGAGCGACGATACAGCTTCAAAGATGACTCTTGCATTTAAAAAGAAAATTTTAAAAGAGAAGCTAATGGATCTTGGCCCAACAAGCAAGTTAATTAGCGAGATCGTAAAATCAATGGAAACAGCACTAAAAAGCGACGACGAATTTGACAGAGAGCTAAAACGCTTGGAGTATCGCTTACCGATGTTTAGTGACGAGCTTAAGAAAAATCATAAAAGCATACTAAAAGATATCATCAAGCTTAGTAAAGAAGAGATCGCAGCTCGTGTGCCAGAAGCTACAATGGTCTCAACTTATGTTGAGATCAAAAAGCTATTTACTACAAAAGAGGCAAGCAAGCAAGGCTTTGATCTTGAGCCAACAAGGCTAAAAGAAATTCTAGAGCAGATCAAACGTGGAAAGAAAATTTCTGACGAGGCAAAAGCTAGAATGGCTAAGTCAAACCTCCGTCTAGTCGTAAGTATCGCAAAACGCTATACAAACAGGGGCTTGCCGTTTTTAGATCTCATCCAAGAGGGCAACATCGGTCTTATGAAGGCGGTTGATAAATTTGAATATAGAAAAGGCTATAAATTTTCAACCTACGCCACATGGTGGATCCGCCAGGCTATTTCGCGTGCGATCGCCGATCAAGCAAGGACGATTAGGATACCTATCCACATGATAGAGACGATAAATCGTATCAACAAAATAAACCGCAAATACCTCCAAGAAGAGGGAAAAGAGCCTGATGTGAGCGTTATCGCAAAAGAGGTTGGACTAAGTGTTGATAAGGTAAAACAAGTCATCAAGATCACAAAAGAGCCTATCAGCCTCGAAGCTCCGATCGCAAACGAAGAGGATGGAAAATTTGGAGATTTTGTCGAGGATAAAAGCTCACTTTCTCCGATAGAGCAAATTTTAAAAAGTGACCTTAGAGAGCAGATCGACGATGTGCTTTCACAGCTAAATGAGCGCGAAAAAGCAGTTATTTCGATGAGATTTGGCTTGCTTGAGGATGAGAGCGACCGCACACTTGAAGAGATCGGTAAGGCTCTAAATGTCACTCGCGAGCGTGTTCGCCAGATAGAAAGCTCAGCTATCAAAAAACTAAAACACCCAAAAGTTGGTAGAAAACTCAAAAACTACATCGAAGGCTAAAAGCCTTAATCTAGCTCGAATTTCACACAAATTTGAGCTAGAAGCTAAAATCAAAATTTTATACTCACATTAAAGCAAATATCTCCCACATAAATTTTAGTTGCAAAAGCAACAAAGCTAAAATCTACAAAGCTAGTTGACTTTTAAAGCATATTGTTGTAGTAAATTTTAGCTTTCTATTCACTAGCGAGAATGGATTATCATCTCATAATCACATCACACTCACTAATGAAAATAAAAATTTACAGGATCATTAAAAATTTTAGAGCAAAAATAGGCACAAAATGAGTTTAAATTTTAACCCCTCTAAATGCTTCCTTTGCGGCTTTCACATCAGCCTCATCTGGGTGCGTTTTGGCTCGCTCCCATCGCTCTAGTCGCTCAGGCGTTAGAGCAAATCTCGGATCATCAGGCATAGCTTTACCAAGTTTTTTTAGTTGCTCTATTACTTCAGGGGCAATCGCACCTTGACAGATAAACGTGCGCAAAATTTCATTGCCATTTTGCATAAATAGCTCTTTGCCTTGATCTATAGCCTGCGTGGCATGCGCACTTGGCACATCAGCACCAAGGGTTATAAAAAAGCCTACTTTTTTATTTTTTACACTTTGAGAGATAAATTTTTTAAATTCCTTCTCTGGCGAGCCCTGATCTATATAGTATCCAAGCGAGATAAAGTCAAACTCACTCAAATTTATCTCACCCACATTAGCAAAATTTATCGCCTCACAGCCAAGCTCACCAGCAATAGCCTCCGCTATCTTTTTTGTATTTCCACTTTTTGATGTATATATCACAATACTTTTCATAAAAACTCCTTCTTAGAAATTTCCATCACTGCATTTGCGATAGAATTTCCCCAAAATACGCCATCTTTTGTAAAATTTAAAGAGTCGCTTTCGATTTTTAGATATCCACTTTCCTCACATTTTTTAAAAAGATCCATAAGCTCATTGGCACACGTCTGGCTCACAAATTTAAAAACACGCTCAAGGCTTATTTGCGGATACTGAAAAAGATTTACAAATCTATCAAACTCCATCTGCCTAGCAGTCATGCGACCCATAACTTTCATCTTTTGACTCATATTATAGATACCAAACTCCCCTAGCCTGCCGCCAGCGCCTTTTCCAAGAGGCAAGACATCAGCACCCACGTGAGATAGTCTTATATATTTATATTGGTCCCTACCCTTTTTGGCCACCTTTGTATACTCTAAAATTTCATAGTCACCTTGACTTAAAATTTCGTCTAAAAATGCGTGGTGCAAGCTTCTATCAACCTCCACATCGTAATAATCCTCGCTTATGGTCTTGCTAAGCACTGAGCCATCTAAAAACTGAAGCGAATAAAAACTCGCACTGTCAATGCCGAGCTCACGCACTAGCTTAGCGTCTCTTACTACCTCATCTATGCTTTCATTAGGATAGTTATATATGATATCTACACAAAGCATTCCGTTAAATTTCTCACGCAGATCACGTAGATGTTTTACGGCTCCATCTGAACTATGTGTGCGATTTAGCAGCTTTCTGCCAGCCTCACTAAATGTTTGTACGCCAATACTGTATCTATTTACACCAAGCTCGTTTAAAAGGCGAAGCTTGCTTATATTTAGATTATGAAGCGTACTTTCTAGGCTAAATTCACACTCAGGTAAGATATTAAAGCTACCCTTAAGTGCGTTTATCACCTGTTCTAAGTGTCTCTCTTTTAATATCGTTGGGGTGCCGCCACCAAAATAGACACTACCTATTTTCTTGCCTTTTAAGTAGTTCGTGGCGGAGTATTTTTCTATCTCGCTTAGTAGAAATTTTGTATACTCATCAAGCTCATCCTCAAGCTTTGTCCTATTCATCGAGCAAAACGAGCAGATGTTATCACAAAACGGCACATGAATGTAGATCACCCCTTCATTTTCATCTGGCGCACTCTCTAAAAATTCCCATAACTCATCTTCACTCACCATATCAGGTCTTTTTGAAGGAGCTACGCTATGACCTTTTATACGTTTGTTAAACATTTATACTCACTTATTAAGCATGTTAAATAGCTCATTTGCGGCCTCATTTATGCGAGGTGTACCGCGCAAGACAAGACTTGATGGGACGTTTAAAATTTTAGAGTTCTTGGCTGCACTAGTTGCTTTTAGCACTGGATTTTGCGATAAAAAGTCACTACCATCTTTCATGCCTACTACTATTATGAAGTCTGGATTTTGCGCTAGGATAAATTCATTTTGAACGATCGGCATCGCTCCAGCTAGGCCACCTGCTACGTTTTTCATACCAAATTTAGTAAACATGTCCCCAGGCAAGCTAGCATTGTTAAAAGCAACTAGTGGGGTAGCTGCATAAACGCCTAAAATTTTCTTACCGCTTAAATTTGAGTTTTGAAATTTTAAAAAGTCCTGCTTTATCTTAGCCACAAGCTCGCCAGCACGCTCTTTTTTTCCTGTGACATCGCCCATTTTTTCTATATTTTTGCAAATATCGTCTACACTATTTGCCTGCATCGTAAGTGTCTTTATACCAAATTTAGCAAGGTCGGCGTTTACACCATCAGAGTGAAAGCTCGTAACTACAAGATCAGGCTTTAGCTCGACTATACGCTCTAAATTTGGCTTTGTATAAGTGCCAACGCTCTTTAGCTTTTCCGTCTTATCCTCAGGCCAAATCTTACCAAACTCAAGAGTAGAAATAGCTGCGATCTGATCTTCAGCCTCCAACATATACATCATCTCAACCACTGCAGGATCGAG comes from Campylobacter concisus and encodes:
- a CDS encoding flagellar hook-basal body protein, with translation MQNGYYQATAGMVTQFNRLNVISNNLANVNTIGYKRNDVVIGDFARIFKETQDELPLKNHTKDGAKFLNRTLDRVPQVSEEYTDFSAGGFKYSSNTLDFAIKRDDAFFLVDTPNGVKLSKNGSFSLDGDGYIVTKEGYKVLPSGYEAQNPGQRGIQVPQGEVLTVDKNGNLYSNNNQFSKFFIAQPREIRDLKKVGDNLFESRNFDDITELEEADSVMQGYAQMSNVNPVLEMVGLIETQRLVDMYQKVMTSHMNDLNQDAVQKLALKA
- the flgG gene encoding flagellar basal-body rod protein FlgG codes for the protein MMRSLYTAATGMIAQQTQIDVTSHNIANVNTYGYKKNRAEFADLMYQVMEYAGTATSQTTTSPTGIEVGLGVRPTAINKIFSQGYFKETSNNLDMVIAGNGFFQIQLPDGTTAYTRNGAFKLDANGTIVNSDGYQLIPQITVPANATQISIGTDGTVSVLQAGEREMAQIGQIELANFINPAGLHSMGDNNYLETSASGNVVVGVAGLDGLGTIRQGFVEMSNVQLVEEMTDLITGQRAYEANSKAITTSDSMLEIVNGLKR
- a CDS encoding tetratricopeptide repeat protein produces the protein MKKVILILFCVLFSWGKNFDATKLESECALNNVESCTDLIYIYFNKNERDKMSAMANKACELGNPHSCLFLGNIYLQKDTLAQEKEEGLRLYNKACELKNAFACYTLALIYEAGDAGILQDKNRAKNYYKKACELDLEEACSSLKISQ
- the rpoD gene encoding RNA polymerase sigma factor RpoD, with the translated sequence MSAAKDSFSQIEELFAENAKGFLTYEKLVKLLDKAPTATIVKKIEQLAKTNKVQLITSAEAAKLRNLADAKKRQENAQKSDQDIDEDLDLSGESDLLEWSRSDSPVRMYLREMGQIALLTKDEEVEISKRIELGEDIIIDAFCSVPFLIDFILDYKEPLINRERRVKELFKSFEDESENEENEDSEDDIDEEDEENEENEAPKKSAKNDKRAEKVIESFKALEKAKKEWLKTANKQDKVESDDTASKMTLAFKKKILKEKLMDLGPTSKLISEIVKSMETALKSDDEFDRELKRLEYRLPMFSDELKKNHKSILKDIIKLSKEEIAARVPEATMVSTYVEIKKLFTTKEASKQGFDLEPTRLKEILEQIKRGKKISDEAKARMAKSNLRLVVSIAKRYTNRGLPFLDLIQEGNIGLMKAVDKFEYRKGYKFSTYATWWIRQAISRAIADQARTIRIPIHMIETINRINKINRKYLQEEGKEPDVSVIAKEVGLSVDKVKQVIKITKEPISLEAPIANEEDGKFGDFVEDKSSLSPIEQILKSDLREQIDDVLSQLNEREKAVISMRFGLLEDESDRTLEEIGKALNVTRERVRQIESSAIKKLKHPKVGRKLKNYIEG
- a CDS encoding ABC transporter substrate-binding protein gives rise to the protein MKKLFLVFAFLLGFGSVSLSAKNIVVLDPAVVEMMYMLEAEDQIAAISTLEFGKIWPEDKTEKLKSVGTYTKPNLERIVELKPDLVVTSFHSDGVNADLAKFGIKTLTMQANSVDDICKNIEKMGDVTGKKERAGELVAKIKQDFLKFQNSNLSGKKILGVYAATPLVAFNNASLPGDMFTKFGMKNVAGGLAGAMPIVQNEFILAQNPDFIIVVGMKDGSDFLSQNPVLKATSAAKNSKILNVPSSLVLRGTPRINEAANELFNMLNK
- a CDS encoding radical SAM protein, translated to MFNKRIKGHSVAPSKRPDMVSEDELWEFLESAPDENEGVIYIHVPFCDNICSFCSMNRTKLEDELDEYTKFLLSEIEKYSATNYLKGKKIGSVYFGGGTPTILKERHLEQVINALKGSFNILPECEFSLESTLHNLNISKLRLLNELGVNRYSIGVQTFSEAGRKLLNRTHSSDGAVKHLRDLREKFNGMLCVDIIYNYPNESIDEVVRDAKLVRELGIDSASFYSLQFLDGSVLSKTISEDYYDVEVDRSLHHAFLDEILSQGDYEILEYTKVAKKGRDQYKYIRLSHVGADVLPLGKGAGGRLGEFGIYNMSQKMKVMGRMTARQMEFDRFVNLFQYPQISLERVFKFVSQTCANELMDLFKKCEESGYLKIESDSLNFTKDGVFWGNSIANAVMEISKKEFL
- a CDS encoding flavodoxin family protein; translated protein: MKSIVIYTSKSGNTKKIAEAIAGELGCEAINFANVGEINLSEFDFISLGYYIDQGSPEKEFKKFISQSVKNKKVGFFITLGADVPSAHATQAIDQGKELFMQNGNEILRTFICQGAIAPEVIEQLKKLGKAMPDDPRFALTPERLERWERAKTHPDEADVKAAKEAFRGVKI
- a CDS encoding TonB-dependent hemoglobin/transferrin/lactoferrin family receptor; protein product: MKKTSLVVLLCAGLNLLAQESENIKEVELGGVEVTAEEENVKNKKISEVKKTASELTKQQVSDTRDMVRYDTGVSVVETGRFGSSGYAIRGVDENRVAISIDGLNQAETLSSQGFKDLFEGYGNFNNTRNGVEIENIQQVNITKGADSIKTGSGALGGSVMFETKDARDYLTEKDWFYGFKAQKSSANDEKLFSHTMAARAKWFDILFITTKRDGHEMKNWGYNTYDDNVLGKEREKPDPYTINTDSRLFKFGVNFNETNRFSVGIDRSTKETVGTDWSYKFALYTGGMLNNVRYSTDVRHVNDKNKRENIFYTYENYDENPLWDSMKITYSKQKIQLKARTDEYCDKNDCQGLLNPSGLKLNNEGKLVDKYGGDLQMRQVEKEPWPGAGFTFPQDIVFDSHGNEVDETFYGRTNRGADKLLVDCNQYDCSKPLTLFNKTTKRYETYNLTPQNMPDGNGKYAELTPKNRFEELLLPSSPGYLENNWKDRDLNTDTKQLNLDATKEFSIPKIKMDHALKYGGLYSQTDKSMVNRQGYEAHNKEWWAKYFFGMANKGTGLLPNFQPDKCMPHGGNDYSTLCRHEDNKFSFLIPVRTETLAAYVGDSVSFTRFLSFDINHRIDMIKHNPNYIPGKTPKLPTDLFAGVFIPFTIPPGSSAEEVKRIKTKNAEENARYLASQKRNFMHHSYSFAINFDPFEYIRLQAKYANGFRAPTSDEIYFTFQHPDFTIFPNLALQPEIAMTKEFALTLHNSPSFFTINLFQTDYKNFIDLKYIGRGTLTYGNAGSRMPVEKYQNVNRAKARVRGVELSANLDLEQVYSGLSGFNIGYKYLYQKGRMSVDESGKLDAPMNAIQPAKFVYNVGYHTRNDKFGANLYMTHVKAKRPEDTYNIYAKDDPDAKNTYVRYVSNTYSLFDFVAFYRPMKNFTFTAGVYNITDRKYTSWDSARSIRTFGTNNMVNKETGRGLARFYSPGRNFKLTFEMTF